In Frederiksenia canicola, the sequence AGTCCGCTGAATGATTTGATCAATCTCCTCATCGGAATAGGTTTTATCTAACATCGCTTGCAGCTGAATTACTTCCCACGCGACTTTTATCGTCATCACAAACATTAAATGTGCATCTAAATTTGCAATAATACCTTGAGTCTGACCTGCTTTTATAAAGCGGCTCCAGACCAGATCGTCACGAGCCATACAACTTTGCATCAGCTCTCGATAGCCTGGTAACGATTGATATTGATACCAATTCGACAGCACATTCGGGTTCTCTCGCATGAACTCAAAGGAAAACCGCCAAAATATCTGATACTGTTCGAACAAATCTCGTCTCGGATCATAGAGTTCTTGAATATATTGCTGATAACTTTCAAACAGATACACCACCAATTTATTCAACAAGTCATCTTTATCTTTAAAATACAAATAAATCGTTCCCACCGACACGCCTGCTTCTTTAGCAATTTTGTGGGTTGAAATGTTGTGCATTCCTACCTTTGCCATCAGCTCGTCTGCGGCTTTTAAAATACGCAACGCCACTTCATTTTGTGGCGTAGTCATTGCATTCATCATCAATTTCCTTTACTGAACGTTCGTTCATTGGAGCGACATTTTACCGATTTTTTCCATTTAAGCAAAAAGTAAAGGTTCAAATTTTGTAAATTTGCAACATTTTTCTCGGAAGTGACCGCTTGTAAAAAGAAATTCTGCCCGCTGATGGGGACAAAATAAGATTTGATAGAAACATTTTACCCTTTATTTTACGCAATCGTTTGCGTTATAATTTCGCCCCGTTTTTACAGTCTTAACAAGAAGGAAAAATCAATGGCTGATCGCCCAATTCAACAAGCGTTATTAAGTGTGTCGGACAAAACTGGCATTGTCGAGTTTGCCCAAGGTTTAGTGCAGCGTGGCGTGAAATTATTGTCCACTGGCGGCACCGCCAAATTACTGGCCGACCGTGGCTTGCCCGTTACGGAAGTATCGGACTATACCGGCTTCCCTGAAATGATGGACGGACGGGTCAAAACGTTGCACCCGAAAGTACACGGCGGGATCTTAGGGCGTCGTGGCACTGATGATGCAGTGATGAGCAAACACGGCATTGAACGCATTGATATGGTGGTGGTCAATCTCTATCCGTTTGCTGCAACAGTCGCCAAACCAGATTGCAGTCTTGAAGATGCCGTGGAAAATATCGACATCGGCGGGCCAACAATGGTGCGTTCTGCAGCAAAAAACCATAAAGATGTGGCGATTGTGGTCAATAATAACGATTTCAATGCAATTTTGGCCGAAATGGATCAGCATCAAAATTCCTTAACGTTGGCAACGCGTTTCGATCTCGCCATCAAAGCCTTTGAACATACCGCTCAATACGATTCAATGATTGCCAACTACTTCGGACAGCTTGTGCCTGCTTATCAAGGGGCTGATGAAGAAGATTTAACCCAACCTTGCGGGCAATTCCCTCGCACCTTAAATCTCAATTTCACCCGCAAACAGACGATGCGTTATGGTGAAAACAGCCACCAAAATGCGGCGTTCTATGTAGAAAATGAACTCAGCGAAGCAAGTGTCGCAACAGCAAAACAGTTACAAGGCAAAGCGTTATCCTACAATAATATTGCCGATACTGATGCTGCCCTTGAATGTGTGAAAGAGTTCCAAGAGCCTGCGTGTGTGATAGTAAAACACGCCAACCCTTGCGGTGTGGCGTTAGGTGAAAATATTTTGGAGGCCTACAACCGTGCTTACCAAACCGACCCCACTTCAGCTTTCGGTGGCATTATTGCATTTAACCGAGAGCTCGACGGCGAAACGGCTCAAACCATTGCCGAGCGTCAATTTGTGGAAGTCATCATCGCCCCGACCATTTCCGAAGCCGCAAAACAAGCCCTTGCTAAGAAGAAAAACGTGCGGGTGTTGGAATGTGGCGAATTTAGCTGGTTACCACCGCATCGTTTAGATTACAAACGAGTCAATGGCGGCTTACTCGTGCAAGATGCCGACCAAGAACCAATTGGGGTGGAAGATTTAGAATTTGTTAGCGAACGTAAGCCAACTAAAGAAGAAATGGAAGATTTGTTATTCTGCTGGAAAGTGGCGAAATACGTGAAATCGAATGCGATTGTCTATGCGAAAAACAAACAGACGATTGGCATCGGGGCGGGGCAAATGAGCCGTGTTTATTCCGCCAAAATCGCAGGTATCAAAGCCGAAGATGAAGGCTTGCAAGTCGCGGGTTGCGTGATGGCATCTGACGCGTTCTTCCCATTCCGTGATGGCATTGATGCCGCCGCGAAAGTAGGCATTACTTGTGTGATCCACCCAGGTGGCTCAATGCGTGACCAAGAAGTGATCGATGCCGCTAACGAACACGGCATGGCGATGGTATTGACGGGAATGCGTCACTTCCGTCATTAATTAATTTTCAGATATAAAAAAAATGGTAGGCTTTTGGCCTACCATTTTTTACTTACAAGCGGTCAGTTCATGCAAAAGTTTTGCAAATCGGAGGAAAAACTGACCCTATACTTGTAACTGGTCATGAAAGACTATTTTTTCATCATTTCGCCTTTCATTTCAGGTTTCGCCATCATGTCATCTGATTTCATCATCTCATGCGAGTGCATCATTTTATCGTCTGATTTCATCATATTGTCATTTTTCATCATCTCACCTTTTTTCATTGTGTGATCTGAATGCATTTTAGCGTCACCCATTTTTTTGTCGGCAGTCATCATCTTGTCTGATTTCATGTCCGACATTTTCATCTCCTCTTTGACACACTTACCGTCTTTCATTTCCATACACGGTTTCATACCATCCATTGCCATTTTATGGTCGTCTGCTTGTACTGATGCACTCATTGCAAATACACCAAGTAACGCAACAAACATTGATTTTTTCATTTTTAAGCTCCTTCGTTTTTATTTTTTCTTTTAGTCCAACTTATACTGTTGGTAATCTGAATTGCCTCATTGGCTTTGCATTTGTCTAGGCAACTTTTGCTTTCTTACAAAGAATTTGAAATTTTTTTAAAATTTTTCGATTTGTGAACTACTTCACAGTCTTGCTTGCAAAAATTCGTTATAGTAACTTCGTTTTTTCCATATAAAACAAGGAATTATTATGAAATTAAAAGCACTTTCTCTCACACTCTCTACACTTCTATTAGGTTCCGTGTTAGCTACTTCAGCAAATGCGGCTGGACGTTTAGTGGTTTATTGCAGTGCCACAAACCTTTTCTGTGAACAAGAAACAAAAGCCTTTAGCGAAAAATATGACGTTAAAGTGTCTTTTATTCGTAACGGTTCTGGCAGTACGCTGGCGAAAGTTGAAGCGGAAAAAAATAATCCGCAAGCGGATGTATGGTATGGCGGCACACTCGATCCGCAATCGCAAGCGGGTGAAATGGGCTTGCTTCAGCCTTATCAATCACCAAATTTGACACAAATTATCGAGAAATTCCGTGATCCTGCCAAAATAAAA encodes:
- a CDS encoding TetR/AcrR family transcriptional regulator, whose translation is MMNAMTTPQNEVALRILKAADELMAKVGMHNISTHKIAKEAGVSVGTIYLYFKDKDDLLNKLVVYLFESYQQYIQELYDPRRDLFEQYQIFWRFSFEFMRENPNVLSNWYQYQSLPGYRELMQSCMARDDLVWSRFIKAGQTQGIIANLDAHLMFVMTIKVAWEVIQLQAMLDKTYSDEEIDQIIQRTWKAMTI
- the purH gene encoding bifunctional phosphoribosylaminoimidazolecarboxamide formyltransferase/IMP cyclohydrolase — encoded protein: MADRPIQQALLSVSDKTGIVEFAQGLVQRGVKLLSTGGTAKLLADRGLPVTEVSDYTGFPEMMDGRVKTLHPKVHGGILGRRGTDDAVMSKHGIERIDMVVVNLYPFAATVAKPDCSLEDAVENIDIGGPTMVRSAAKNHKDVAIVVNNNDFNAILAEMDQHQNSLTLATRFDLAIKAFEHTAQYDSMIANYFGQLVPAYQGADEEDLTQPCGQFPRTLNLNFTRKQTMRYGENSHQNAAFYVENELSEASVATAKQLQGKALSYNNIADTDAALECVKEFQEPACVIVKHANPCGVALGENILEAYNRAYQTDPTSAFGGIIAFNRELDGETAQTIAERQFVEVIIAPTISEAAKQALAKKKNVRVLECGEFSWLPPHRLDYKRVNGGLLVQDADQEPIGVEDLEFVSERKPTKEEMEDLLFCWKVAKYVKSNAIVYAKNKQTIGIGAGQMSRVYSAKIAGIKAEDEGLQVAGCVMASDAFFPFRDGIDAAAKVGITCVIHPGGSMRDQEVIDAANEHGMAMVLTGMRHFRH